Proteins encoded together in one Paracidovorax wautersii window:
- a CDS encoding c-type cytochrome, protein MKLLASLLMAAALAAPALPTLAAGETPAATAPKAAKPDLVKGEASYTAVCAACHAADGNSSIVANPKLAQQHPEYLVKQLQEFKSGKRNDPVMKGMAALLSDDDMRNVSYWLASKSAKQGFSKDKDLVSLGERIYRGGIADRNIAACAGCHSPNGAGIPAQYPRLSGQHADYTTKQLVEFRDGKRANSVQMTQVAAKLNDREIKAVSDYIAGLR, encoded by the coding sequence ATGAAGTTGCTTGCCTCCTTGTTGATGGCTGCCGCACTCGCGGCACCGGCTCTTCCGACCCTTGCAGCGGGCGAAACCCCGGCTGCCACCGCTCCCAAGGCTGCCAAGCCGGATCTGGTGAAGGGCGAGGCCAGCTACACCGCGGTCTGCGCGGCCTGCCACGCGGCCGACGGCAACTCCAGCATCGTCGCCAACCCCAAGCTGGCGCAGCAGCATCCCGAATACCTGGTCAAGCAGCTGCAGGAGTTCAAGTCCGGCAAGCGCAACGACCCCGTCATGAAGGGCATGGCGGCCCTGCTGTCCGACGACGACATGCGCAACGTGTCGTACTGGCTGGCCTCCAAGTCCGCCAAGCAGGGCTTCTCCAAGGACAAGGACCTCGTCTCTTTGGGCGAGCGCATCTACCGGGGCGGCATCGCCGACCGCAACATCGCCGCCTGCGCCGGCTGCCACAGTCCCAACGGCGCCGGCATTCCCGCGCAGTACCCGCGCCTGTCCGGCCAGCATGCCGACTACACCACCAAGCAGCTGGTCGAATTCCGCGACGGCAAGCGCGCCAACAGCGTGCAGATGACCCAGGTCGCCGCCAAGCTGAACGACCGCGAGATCAAGGCCGTGTCGGACTACATTGCCGGCCTGCGTTGA
- a CDS encoding MBL fold metallo-hydrolase — MALEPLELYRDKHHACLMFTDLIEEDGQAVQANQFLVVDDDTGAIIDPGGNLAFNELFMGMTKHFPPHKLSYLLASHADPDIIASLDRWMTSTKATLVISRIWERFAPHFTKVGKTEGRVIGVPDGGGHIPLGRHELVLLPAHFMHSEGNFHFYDPVSRILFTGDLGVSMTSGLEARVPVTELAPHIPRMEAFHRRYMVSNKILRLWTRMVRQLDIAMLVPQHGAPILGRQAISDFFDWIENLMCGIDLFDDRAYQLPTAVIDPASRMVRPALRAVQG, encoded by the coding sequence ATGGCCCTCGAACCGCTGGAGCTCTACCGCGACAAACACCACGCCTGCCTGATGTTCACCGACCTGATCGAGGAGGACGGACAGGCGGTGCAGGCTAACCAGTTCCTGGTCGTAGACGACGACACAGGGGCCATCATCGATCCGGGCGGCAACCTCGCGTTCAATGAGCTGTTCATGGGGATGACCAAGCATTTCCCGCCGCACAAGCTCTCGTACCTGCTGGCGTCGCATGCCGATCCGGACATCATCGCCTCGCTGGACCGCTGGATGACCAGCACCAAGGCCACCCTGGTGATCTCCCGCATCTGGGAACGCTTCGCGCCCCACTTCACCAAGGTCGGCAAGACCGAAGGGCGGGTGATCGGCGTGCCGGACGGCGGCGGGCACATTCCCCTGGGTCGGCACGAGCTGGTGTTGCTGCCGGCACACTTCATGCACTCCGAAGGCAACTTCCACTTCTACGACCCGGTCAGCCGCATCCTCTTCACCGGTGACCTGGGCGTGTCGATGACCTCGGGCCTGGAAGCCCGCGTGCCCGTGACGGAGCTGGCGCCCCACATTCCGCGCATGGAGGCGTTTCACCGCCGCTACATGGTGTCCAACAAGATCCTGCGGCTGTGGACACGCATGGTGCGCCAGCTGGACATCGCCATGCTGGTGCCGCAGCATGGCGCGCCCATCCTGGGCCGGCAGGCAATCAGCGACTTCTTCGACTGGATCGAGAACCTGATGTGCGGCATAGACCTCTTCGACGACCGGGCCTACCAGCTACCCACCGCCGTGATCGACCCGGCATCCCGCATGGTCCGCCCCGCCCTGCGCGCCGTACAGGGTTGA
- the ccsB gene encoding c-type cytochrome biogenesis protein CcsB, whose product MNTATTTLTLNEGFFARRNWFDWLFAALVAAGGLFALQRYGHAMDVYEKGILLGSIPCLIWLCWFWRPLRVLTLVVAGASLLAIALYQGDGGGDLARADTVFGLKFFLSSQSAILWMSMLFFMSTAFYWIGMFSRGEGQTMMLIGSRLAWVSIAMALIGTMVRWYESYQIAPDIGHIPVSNLYEVFVMFCWMTAAFYLYYEAQYKTRALGGFVMLVVSAAVGFLLWYTVVREAHEIQPLVPALKSWWMKLHVPANFIGYGTFALSAMVAFAYLIKQQATETRWYKLAPLWLLGVVLCFEPIVFRQGAAENGGGYWMVYFGISALIVGGILFGRRHIASRLPSFEILDDVMYKAIAVGFAFFTIATVLGALWAAEAWGGYWSWDPKETWALIVWLNYAAWLHMRLMKGLRGTVSAWWALVGLAVTTFAFLGVNMFLSGLHSYGTL is encoded by the coding sequence ATGAACACGGCCACCACGACGCTCACCCTGAACGAGGGGTTCTTCGCGCGCCGCAACTGGTTCGACTGGTTGTTCGCCGCCCTGGTCGCGGCAGGTGGCCTGTTTGCGCTGCAGCGCTACGGCCACGCGATGGATGTGTACGAGAAGGGCATCCTGCTCGGCTCCATCCCCTGCCTGATTTGGCTGTGCTGGTTCTGGCGGCCACTGCGCGTGCTCACCCTGGTGGTGGCGGGCGCGTCGCTGCTGGCGATCGCCCTGTACCAGGGCGATGGCGGAGGCGACCTGGCGCGGGCGGACACCGTCTTCGGCCTGAAGTTCTTTCTGTCGAGCCAGTCGGCCATCCTGTGGATGAGCATGCTGTTCTTCATGAGCACGGCGTTCTACTGGATCGGCATGTTCTCGCGCGGCGAGGGCCAGACCATGATGCTCATCGGCTCGCGGCTGGCCTGGGTGTCGATTGCCATGGCGCTCATCGGCACCATGGTGCGCTGGTACGAGAGCTACCAGATCGCCCCCGACATCGGCCACATCCCCGTGAGCAACCTCTACGAGGTGTTCGTGATGTTCTGCTGGATGACCGCGGCCTTCTACCTGTACTACGAAGCGCAGTACAAGACCCGTGCGCTGGGCGGCTTCGTGATGCTGGTGGTGAGCGCGGCCGTGGGCTTTCTGCTCTGGTACACGGTGGTGCGCGAGGCGCACGAGATCCAGCCCCTGGTGCCGGCGCTCAAGAGCTGGTGGATGAAGCTGCATGTGCCCGCCAACTTCATCGGCTACGGCACGTTCGCGCTGTCCGCCATGGTCGCTTTCGCCTACCTCATCAAGCAGCAGGCCACGGAGACGCGCTGGTACAAGCTGGCCCCGCTGTGGCTGCTGGGCGTGGTGCTGTGCTTCGAACCCATCGTGTTCCGCCAGGGCGCGGCCGAGAACGGCGGCGGCTACTGGATGGTGTATTTCGGCATCTCGGCCCTCATTGTGGGCGGCATCCTCTTCGGCCGCCGCCACATCGCGTCGCGCCTGCCGTCGTTCGAGATCCTGGACGATGTGATGTACAAGGCCATCGCCGTGGGCTTCGCGTTCTTCACCATCGCCACCGTGCTGGGCGCGCTGTGGGCCGCCGAGGCCTGGGGCGGCTACTGGAGCTGGGACCCCAAGGAGACCTGGGCGCTCATCGTGTGGCTGAACTACGCCGCCTGGCTGCACATGCGGCTGATGAAGGGCCTGCGGGGCACCGTGTCGGCCTGGTGGGCGCTGGTGGGGCTGGCGGTGACCACGTTCGCCTTCCTGGGCGTGAACATGTTCTTGAGCGGTTTGCACAGCTACGGCACGCTCTAG
- a CDS encoding LPS translocon maturation chaperone LptM, whose translation MVQEFEVGHYNLRMLRASQILVRTIALVWGAAVVAGCGQRGPLYLPTEPAAAQRATLPQTLNPAPTAASPAAAPAAMPASSPASTPRP comes from the coding sequence ATGGTCCAGGAATTCGAGGTCGGTCATTACAATTTGCGGATGTTGAGAGCTTCCCAAATTCTAGTCAGGACGATTGCCCTTGTTTGGGGCGCGGCGGTTGTGGCCGGCTGCGGCCAGCGGGGCCCCCTGTACCTCCCCACCGAACCAGCGGCAGCACAGCGGGCGACGCTCCCGCAGACGCTCAACCCCGCTCCCACAGCAGCCTCTCCTGCCGCTGCGCCCGCTGCCATGCCTGCGTCCTCCCCTGCCTCCACCCCCCGTCCATGA
- a CDS encoding cytochrome c biogenesis protein ResB yields MSDTTHGIRVQTRSPALRTSVELLSSMRFAIALLTVICIASVIGTVLKQHEPGVNYVNQFGPFWAELFLALKLNAVYSAWWFLLILAFLVVSTSLCVARNAPKYLADLRTYKENIREQSLKAFPHRAQAALVGTPEAEARRIGALLVSGGWKVKLQQRDTGAGAGAGWMVAAKAGAANKLGYIAAHSAIVLICLGGLLDGDLIVRAQMWLGGKTPYAGGGLISEVKPEHRLSERNPTFRGNLLVAEGTQSSTAILNQSDGVLLQELPFAIELKKFIVEHYSTGMPKLFASEIVIHDKATGAATPARVEVNHPASYRGIEIYQSSFDDGGSQVKLHARPMVPGVKAFDVEGVIGGSSSLSGDALGQPVTLEYTALRVLNVENFGDAGQGGSAVDVRKVDLRESIESRLGAGNKTVTKRELRNVGPSVTYKLRDAAGQAREFQNFMLPVDTGDGQPVFLFGVRETPADPFRYLRVPADEQGSIDGFMRMRVALADPAMREQAVRRYVAVAVDAKARPELAEQLAQSTVRAISLFAGRQGEDGKPHGGLQAISDFMETNVPEAERARAGEVLVRILNGALFELAQLSRERAGLPPLPQDEKTQSFMTQAVLSLSDAQIYPAPVVFELKDFNQVQASVFQVARAPGKNVVYLGCALLILGVFAMLYVRDRRLWVWLAPQAEGAQATMALSANRKTLDGDREFAQLTEKLIGVPPHGGTA; encoded by the coding sequence ATGTCTGACACCACCCACGGTATCCGCGTCCAGACGCGCTCCCCGGCACTGCGCACGTCGGTCGAGCTGCTGTCGTCGATGCGCTTCGCCATCGCGCTGCTCACGGTGATCTGCATTGCGTCGGTGATCGGTACGGTGCTCAAGCAGCACGAGCCGGGCGTGAACTACGTGAACCAGTTCGGCCCCTTCTGGGCCGAGCTGTTCTTGGCGCTCAAGCTCAACGCGGTGTATAGCGCGTGGTGGTTCCTGCTGATCCTGGCTTTTCTTGTCGTGAGCACGTCGCTGTGCGTGGCCCGCAATGCGCCCAAGTACCTGGCCGACCTGCGCACCTACAAGGAGAACATCCGCGAGCAGAGCCTGAAGGCCTTTCCGCACCGCGCGCAGGCCGCGCTCGTCGGCACGCCCGAGGCCGAGGCCCGCCGCATCGGCGCGCTGCTGGTGTCCGGCGGCTGGAAGGTCAAGCTGCAGCAGCGCGACACGGGGGCGGGTGCCGGCGCGGGCTGGATGGTGGCCGCCAAGGCCGGTGCCGCCAACAAGCTGGGCTACATCGCGGCGCACAGCGCCATCGTGCTGATCTGCCTGGGGGGCCTGCTGGACGGCGACCTGATCGTGCGCGCGCAGATGTGGCTGGGCGGCAAGACGCCGTATGCCGGTGGCGGGCTCATCTCCGAGGTCAAGCCCGAGCACCGCCTGTCCGAGCGCAACCCCACCTTCCGCGGCAACCTGCTGGTGGCCGAGGGCACGCAATCCAGCACCGCCATCCTGAACCAGTCCGACGGCGTGCTGCTGCAAGAGCTGCCCTTCGCCATCGAGCTGAAGAAATTCATCGTGGAGCACTACTCCACCGGCATGCCCAAGCTGTTCGCCAGCGAGATCGTCATCCACGACAAGGCCACCGGCGCGGCCACGCCGGCGCGCGTGGAGGTGAACCACCCGGCCAGCTACCGCGGCATCGAGATCTACCAGTCCAGCTTCGACGATGGCGGCTCGCAGGTGAAGCTGCATGCACGCCCCATGGTGCCGGGCGTCAAGGCCTTCGACGTGGAAGGTGTGATCGGGGGCTCGTCCAGCCTGTCCGGTGATGCCCTGGGCCAGCCCGTGACGCTCGAGTACACGGCCCTGCGCGTGCTCAACGTCGAGAACTTCGGCGACGCAGGGCAGGGCGGCTCGGCGGTGGACGTGCGCAAGGTCGATCTGCGCGAATCCATCGAGTCGCGCCTGGGCGCTGGCAACAAGACCGTCACCAAGCGCGAGCTGCGCAACGTCGGTCCCAGCGTGACCTACAAGCTGCGCGATGCCGCTGGCCAGGCGCGCGAGTTCCAGAACTTCATGCTGCCCGTGGACACGGGCGACGGCCAGCCGGTGTTCCTGTTCGGCGTGCGCGAGACGCCCGCCGATCCGTTCCGCTACCTGCGCGTGCCGGCTGACGAGCAGGGCAGCATCGATGGATTCATGCGCATGCGCGTGGCGCTGGCCGATCCGGCGATGCGCGAGCAGGCCGTGCGCCGCTACGTCGCCGTCGCGGTGGACGCCAAGGCCCGGCCGGAACTGGCCGAGCAGCTTGCGCAGTCCACCGTCCGCGCCATCAGCCTCTTCGCGGGCCGCCAGGGCGAGGACGGCAAGCCGCACGGCGGCCTGCAGGCGATCTCGGACTTCATGGAAACCAACGTGCCCGAAGCCGAACGCGCCCGCGCCGGCGAGGTGCTGGTGCGCATCCTGAACGGCGCGCTGTTCGAATTGGCGCAGCTGAGCCGCGAGCGTGCCGGCCTGCCGCCGCTGCCGCAGGACGAGAAGACCCAGAGCTTCATGACCCAGGCCGTACTGTCCCTCAGCGATGCCCAGATCTACCCGGCACCGGTGGTGTTCGAGCTCAAGGATTTCAACCAGGTGCAGGCCAGCGTGTTCCAGGTGGCCCGCGCCCCGGGCAAGAACGTCGTCTACCTGGGGTGCGCACTGCTGATCCTGGGCGTGTTCGCCATGCTCTACGTGCGCGACCGCCGGCTGTGGGTGTGGCTCGCGCCGCAGGCCGAGGGCGCCCAGGCGACGATGGCGCTGTCGGCCAACCGCAAGACACTGGACGGCGACCGCGAATTCGCCCAGCTCACCGAGAAACTGATCGGGGTTCCGCCCCACGGAGGCACCGCATGA
- the msrP gene encoding protein-methionine-sulfoxide reductase catalytic subunit MsrP, with protein sequence MLIPRRQDQGLVHPHSSEITPRAVYEQRRELLRWVAGGAAGAALASWAGREALAEQVARPGKLAPLPGAKSAVAGAVTMEKLTSYQDASTYNNFYEFGVDKADPARNAHTLKTSPWTVEVEGLVNKPRKFALEDLLKLSPQEERIYRLRCVEGWSMVIPWVGFSLAELIKRVEPQGSAKYVEFITLADKATMPYVGSRVLDWPYTEGLRMDEAMHPLTLLAFGMYGEVLPNQNGAPVRLVVPWKYGFKSAKSLVKIRFVEKEPGTAWNKAAKQEYGFYSNVNPNVDHPRWSQATERRIGEDGLFAKKRKTLLFNGYEAQVGQLYAGMDLKKFY encoded by the coding sequence ATGCTGATCCCCCGCCGCCAAGACCAGGGCCTGGTCCACCCCCATTCCTCAGAGATCACCCCGCGCGCTGTCTATGAGCAACGGCGCGAGCTGCTGCGCTGGGTGGCCGGTGGCGCGGCGGGCGCGGCCCTCGCCTCCTGGGCCGGCCGCGAGGCGCTCGCGGAACAGGTGGCCCGCCCCGGCAAGCTGGCCCCGCTGCCCGGTGCGAAGTCGGCGGTGGCGGGCGCGGTGACCATGGAAAAGCTCACCAGCTACCAGGACGCGAGCACCTACAACAACTTCTACGAGTTCGGCGTGGACAAGGCCGACCCCGCCCGCAACGCCCACACGCTGAAGACGTCGCCTTGGACCGTGGAGGTCGAGGGCCTGGTCAACAAGCCGCGCAAGTTCGCCCTCGAGGATCTGCTCAAGCTGAGCCCGCAGGAGGAGCGGATCTACCGCCTGCGCTGCGTCGAGGGCTGGTCCATGGTCATCCCGTGGGTGGGCTTTTCGCTGGCCGAACTCATCAAGCGCGTGGAGCCGCAAGGCAGCGCCAAGTACGTGGAGTTCATCACGCTGGCGGACAAGGCGACCATGCCGTACGTGGGCTCCCGCGTGCTGGACTGGCCGTACACTGAGGGCCTGCGCATGGACGAGGCAATGCATCCCCTGACGCTGCTGGCCTTCGGCATGTACGGCGAGGTGCTGCCCAACCAGAACGGCGCCCCGGTACGGTTGGTGGTGCCGTGGAAGTACGGGTTCAAGAGCGCGAAGAGCCTCGTGAAGATCCGCTTCGTCGAGAAGGAGCCGGGCACGGCCTGGAACAAGGCTGCCAAGCAGGAGTACGGCTTCTATTCCAACGTGAACCCGAACGTCGACCATCCGCGCTGGAGCCAGGCCACCGAACGCCGCATCGGCGAGGACGGTTTGTTCGCCAAGAAGCGCAAGACGCTTCTGTTCAACGGCTACGAAGCCCAGGTGGGACAGCTGTATGCCGGCATGGACCTGAAGAAGTTCTACTGA
- the lysA gene encoding diaminopimelate decarboxylase has protein sequence MIPTSLPGSPFIAYREGSLFVEDVRLADLAREHGTPVYVYSQAAMLAALAAYQRGFEGRKVQICYAMKANSSLAVLQLFARQGCGFDIVSGGELQRVLAAGGDASKVIFSGVGKTRAEMRQALQAGIGCFNVESESELEVLNDVATSLGQRAPVSIRVNPNVDPKTHPYISTGLKGNKFGVAHERTVATYQRAAALPGLRVVGIDCHIGSQITEETPYLDAVDRMLDLVRDIEAAGIAIHHIDFGGGLGINYNGDAPPAADALWTKLLAKLDARGYGDRQFMIEPGRSLVGNAGVCVTEVLYVKPGEQKNFCIVDAAMNDLPRPAMYQAFHAIVPLEASAPAGGGGEHVYDVVGPICESGDWIGRDRRLAVQPGDQLAVLSAGAYCSSMGSNYNTRSRPAEVLVNGAKAHLIRSRESVEDTFRCEKLAP, from the coding sequence ATGATCCCCACTTCCCTGCCCGGCTCCCCCTTCATCGCCTACCGTGAGGGTTCCTTGTTCGTAGAAGACGTGCGCCTGGCGGATCTTGCGCGCGAGCACGGCACGCCGGTGTATGTGTATTCACAGGCCGCAATGCTTGCCGCGCTGGCGGCGTACCAGCGCGGTTTCGAAGGCCGCAAGGTTCAGATCTGCTACGCGATGAAGGCCAATTCATCCCTGGCCGTGCTGCAGCTGTTCGCCCGCCAGGGCTGCGGCTTCGACATCGTCTCGGGCGGTGAACTGCAGCGAGTGCTCGCCGCTGGCGGCGACGCGTCCAAGGTGATCTTCTCGGGGGTGGGCAAGACGCGCGCCGAAATGCGCCAAGCCCTGCAGGCCGGCATCGGCTGCTTCAATGTGGAAAGCGAATCCGAGCTGGAAGTGCTGAACGACGTGGCCACGTCGCTGGGCCAGCGCGCTCCCGTCAGCATCCGCGTCAACCCCAATGTGGACCCGAAGACGCACCCCTACATCTCCACCGGATTGAAGGGCAACAAGTTCGGCGTGGCCCACGAGCGCACGGTCGCCACCTACCAGCGCGCCGCAGCGTTGCCCGGGTTGCGGGTCGTGGGCATCGATTGCCACATCGGCTCCCAGATCACCGAGGAAACGCCCTACCTTGACGCAGTCGACCGCATGCTGGACCTGGTCCGCGACATCGAGGCAGCAGGCATCGCGATCCACCATATCGATTTCGGCGGCGGCCTGGGCATCAACTACAACGGTGACGCGCCACCGGCCGCCGACGCGCTCTGGACCAAGCTGCTCGCCAAGCTGGATGCGCGTGGCTACGGCGACCGGCAGTTCATGATCGAACCCGGCCGCTCCCTGGTGGGCAATGCCGGCGTGTGCGTCACCGAAGTGCTCTACGTCAAGCCCGGCGAGCAGAAGAACTTCTGCATCGTCGATGCGGCGATGAACGATCTGCCCCGCCCGGCGATGTACCAGGCCTTCCATGCCATCGTGCCGCTGGAGGCGTCCGCACCCGCCGGCGGTGGCGGAGAACATGTCTACGACGTGGTGGGCCCCATCTGCGAAAGCGGGGACTGGATCGGCCGCGACCGGCGCCTGGCCGTCCAGCCGGGCGACCAACTCGCCGTGCTGTCGGCAGGCGCGTACTGCAGCTCCATGGGCAGCAACTACAACACCCGGTCGCGTCCCGCCGAGGTGCTGGTCAACGGCGCCAAGGCGCATCTGATCCGGTCGCGCGAATCGGTCGAGGACACGTTCCGCTGCGAAAAGCTGGCTCCTTGA
- a CDS encoding protein-methionine-sulfoxide reductase heme-binding subunit MsrQ: MKKLLLHPLAKPVVFLLCLVPAAWLLYAAFANLLGANPAEALIRSTGDWALRFLCIALAVTPARVLLGWPALARYRRMLGLYVFFYAVLHFVSYAWLDMGLDWGEIVRDVPKRPFILVGTLALLLLALLAATSYQQAIRWLGGKRWQALHRSVYAVAGLALLHFFWMRAGKNHFAEVAVYAAILACLLGWRLWQRRLRSRAHAM; the protein is encoded by the coding sequence ATGAAAAAGCTTCTTCTGCATCCGTTGGCCAAGCCGGTGGTGTTTCTGCTGTGCCTGGTGCCGGCGGCCTGGCTGTTGTACGCAGCCTTCGCCAATCTGCTCGGGGCGAACCCTGCCGAAGCGCTGATCCGCTCCACGGGCGACTGGGCCTTGCGCTTTCTGTGCATCGCCCTGGCGGTCACTCCGGCGCGCGTGCTGCTGGGGTGGCCGGCGCTGGCCCGGTACCGGCGCATGCTGGGCCTGTACGTGTTTTTCTACGCCGTGCTGCACTTTGTGAGCTACGCCTGGCTCGACATGGGTCTGGACTGGGGCGAGATCGTGCGCGACGTGCCCAAGCGCCCCTTCATCCTGGTGGGCACCTTGGCGCTCTTGCTCCTGGCGCTGCTGGCCGCGACCTCGTACCAGCAGGCCATCCGCTGGCTGGGCGGCAAGCGCTGGCAGGCGCTGCACCGCAGCGTGTACGCCGTGGCAGGGCTGGCCCTGCTGCATTTCTTCTGGATGCGCGCGGGCAAGAACCATTTCGCCGAGGTGGCGGTCTATGCGGCCATCCTGGCTTGCCTGCTGGGCTGGCGTCTGTGGCAGCGGCGCTTGCGCAGCCGCGCACACGCCATGTGA
- the cyaY gene encoding iron donor protein CyaY, which translates to MTDLEFLDHAEKLLLAVEEGCDRINDTTDADLDAQRVGGMVTITFHNGSQIIINLQKPLHEVWLAAKTGGYHYRFDGKAWQDTKGGLEFFAELNRNARLQSGLDLEFHAA; encoded by the coding sequence ATGACCGACCTCGAATTCCTGGACCATGCCGAGAAACTCCTGCTGGCGGTGGAGGAGGGGTGTGACCGGATCAACGACACCACCGACGCCGATCTCGACGCACAACGGGTGGGCGGCATGGTGACCATCACCTTCCACAACGGCAGCCAGATCATCATCAACCTGCAAAAGCCGCTGCACGAAGTCTGGCTGGCCGCCAAGACCGGCGGCTACCACTACCGTTTCGACGGCAAGGCCTGGCAGGACACCAAGGGCGGGCTGGAGTTCTTCGCAGAACTGAACCGTAACGCCCGGCTTCAGTCGGGCCTGGACCTGGAGTTCCACGCGGCCTGA